In the Juglans microcarpa x Juglans regia isolate MS1-56 chromosome 6D, Jm3101_v1.0, whole genome shotgun sequence genome, one interval contains:
- the LOC121235437 gene encoding uncharacterized protein LOC121235437 yields the protein MVFSANVDMEKRQTIMNLWNSSQLQQYENYLGLPPLIGRSKTTASADIKHRVWLKLQGRKGNMFSQGGMEILLKAIALAIPSYAMSCFKLPAKLCSEIESMMARYWWRQKNEEKNVHWISWKRTCQSKSIGGMGFKDLEIFNMAMLAKQAWRLLQNKESLFHEMYAARQELFAESNNQREEQVCQLKDQVSSLIDPSTNWWNLTKVRALFNPKIAEVVLRIHPRALGYMDKWMSEHEKSSNFSIKSAYIFFKIHLEHDCGETLNGAIMKKFWNSLWRLRIPHKVKVFAWKACKESLPSKANLINRKLDISGQSYFCKHQMED from the exons ATGGTTTTCAGTGCAAATGTAGACATGGAGAAGAGGCAGACTATTATGAACCTGTGGAACTCATCCCAACtgcaacaatatgaaaattatctAGGGCTGCCCCCATTGATAGGCAGGTCTAAAACCACTGCTTCTGCTGATATCAAACATAGAGTCTGGCTAAAATTGCAAGGGCGAAAAGGTAATATGTTTTCTCAAGGAGGAATGGAGATCCTTCTCAAGGCCATTGCTTTAGCAATTCCATCTTATGCCATGAGTTGTTTCAAGCTACCGGCCAAACTTTGTTCTGAGATTGAGAGTATGATGGCTAGATATTGGTGGAGAcaaaaaaatgaggaaaagaaTGTGCATTGGATAAGCTGGAAGAGAACGTGCCAATCAAAATCTATTGGAGGGATGGGGTTTAAGGATCTTGAGATTTTCAATATGGCTATGTTGGCAAAACAAGCTTGGAGATTATTGCAAAATAAAGAGAGCTTATTCCATGAGATGTATGCTGCTAG ACAGGAATTGTTTGCTGAAAGTAATAACCAGAGGGAGGAGCAAGTCTGTCAACTAAAGGATCAGGTGTCTTCTTTAATTGATCCAAGTACCAACTGGTGGAATCTAACAAAAGTGagagctctattcaatccaaaaATTGCAGAGGTTGTGCTAAGAATACACCCCAGAGCCTTAGGTTACATGGATAAGTGGATGTCAGAGCATGAGAAGTCAAGTAACTTCTCTATTAAAAGTGCCTACATATTCTTTAAAATCCATTTGGAACATGATTGTGGTGAGACTTTAAATGGTGCTATAATGAAGAAATTTTGGAATTCTCTTTGGAGATTAAGAATTCCTCATAAGGTTAAAGTTTTTGCTTGGAAAGCATGCAAGGAGAGTTTACCATCTAAGGCCAATTTGATTAACAGGAAGCTGGATATAAGTGGCCAATCTTATTTCTGTAAACACCAGATGGAAGATTAA